GGCGCGACCTGTGGGCGATGTTCCACGCACTGGCCGACCAGGGCACCACGGTGCTGGTCTCCAGCCACGTGATGGACGAGGCGGAGCGTTGCGACCGGCTGCTGCTGATGCGCGACGGCCGGCTGCTCGCCGACGACACCCCCGCCGGCCTGCTGGCGGCGACCGGCGCGGACGAGATCGAGGGCGCGTTCCTGCGGCTGGTCGAGGACGGCGCGGCATGACGCCGCGGATCACCTTCGCGGTCGCCGCCCGGGTGCTCACCCAGCTGCTGCGCGACCACCGCACGCTGGCGATGCTGCTGGTGCTGCCGTGCCTGATCCTCGCCCTGCTCTGGTGGATGTTCGACGACCTGCCCGCCGCGGCCACCGGCTTCAGCTCGCTGGGGCCGCCGCTGCTGGCGCTGATCCCGTTCATCGTGATGTTCCTGGTCACCTCGGTGACCACGCTGCGCGAGCGCTCCTCCGGCACCCTCGAACGGCTGCTGACGATGCCGATGGGCAAGGTCGACCTGCTGCTCGGCTACGCGCTCACCTTCGGCCTGGTCGCCGCGGTGCAGTCCACGCTCGCCGTGCTGCTCTCGGTGACGCTGCTCGGCCTCGACGTCGCCGCCGACGTGTGGATGCTGGTGGTCGTGGCGATCGCCGACGCCGTCCTCGGCACCGCACTGGGGCTGTTCGTCTCCGCCTTCGCCCGCACCGAGTTCCAGGCGGTGCAGTTCATGCCTGCGGTGGTGATCCCGCAGATCCTGCTCTGTGGGCTGTTCGTGCCCCGCGACGCGATGCCCCCGGTGCTCGGGGCGATCTCCGACGTGCTGCCGCTCTCCTACGCCGTGGACGCCATGAGCAGCGTTGCCGGCACGACCGGCCCCGCGCTGGGATCGGTGGAGACGGCCGTGTGGGGCGACATCGCCGTCATCGTCGGCTTCGCGGTGGCCGGCCTGGTGCTCGGCGCGACGACGCTGCGCCGGCGTACTGCCTGACAGGTGCGGATGCGCCGGCCGTCTGACCGGGTCGCGGATGCACCGGCCCGGGCCCGCCGGCGGCC
The DNA window shown above is from Nocardioides mesophilus and carries:
- a CDS encoding ABC transporter permease; the protein is MTPRITFAVAARVLTQLLRDHRTLAMLLVLPCLILALLWWMFDDLPAAATGFSSLGPPLLALIPFIVMFLVTSVTTLRERSSGTLERLLTMPMGKVDLLLGYALTFGLVAAVQSTLAVLLSVTLLGLDVAADVWMLVVVAIADAVLGTALGLFVSAFARTEFQAVQFMPAVVIPQILLCGLFVPRDAMPPVLGAISDVLPLSYAVDAMSSVAGTTGPALGSVETAVWGDIAVIVGFAVAGLVLGATTLRRRTA